One Candidatus Nitrotoga arctica genomic window, AGGCAAAGTGATACAGCATCAAACAGGGCTGGTCCATCGCCCGCTGCGCGATGGCGAGCGCGCAAACGGCATCTACCGCCGTTCAGTCCAACTCGCCAGCGGTCGCTTCTCGATGCTGGACGATGGCATGGGTTTCAGCCTGGTGCCGTGGAGATCAGTGGTTGAACAGCGGCTGGGGCAGCAGGTATCGGCCATCGTGCGTGGGTCATCGGTCACTTGGCAGCTGGGGCGGCAGCACGGACGGTAAGCATAAGGCTATTTTGAAAATGGTGGCCGCCGTTGCCGACGATGCATGCACAGCTATGGAATTTACGGGGCGCACTGACGGGATGCGTCATGAAACTGGAGGGTGTAAATAAATCGCAGGACAATCTAAGCAACAGCCTTTTCTCTTAGCTGCCGATACACTTCGTCCAGCAACAAACTGGCAAGCCCCTTGAACACTCTCGGGTGTTTCAACGCCTGATCCGCCATCGCACTGTGGTTTTCCAGTGCATCGACCACTGCTCCAGTCAATTTCTGCTCGTATGCATCGTTGCTGAAGGATTCCGCCGTATCGTTGGCTTTGGCTTGCTCTTGCAGCGTAGCGTCCTCTACCATTTTCCCAATCAGCGTGGTGGCGTACCCCCTGAAGTCTGCATCCGACAGGTTGCCAGAAAAAACCTCATTCATTTTTTGGATGATAGCTGACAGCCTGGCGTTAGGATCGTCCCATGGCTCGCCACCACCCGGCCCCATCGGTTTCATGGGCTTTGCTTTACCGGCGTCCAAGTTAAGATTATGTTCTTTCAGGTTGATGACTTTGTATCCGGCCAGACGCACCAAGCCTTCCAAGGTATCACCGCCATCAGTTTTGCTACGCAGCCTAGGCAACAGACATTTGGCAAAAGCATGCAAACGCTCCAAATCCGCATCGTCGTAATCCACCAATTGCGACAAGAAATCGTAGGCCGTCACATAGGACGACAGATCACCCCGGAACAATTCCTGCTCTTCCGGCTTGCGGTCTTTGTATCGATCATGCGCCTGTTTTAACGGATGCTGGATGGATGCTTGCTTCCCTTTCGGGTCGAAGTAAGCCTTGGCGAACACCTCAACCTCACTCCAAAGATAAACCCCCGCTTGATCCAGTTTTGCGCGCAGCGTATGCACCAAATTTCGATCCGTGATGCCCGACAACTTGGCCGTGCGGTAAAACGGCAGGAACGAATCCAGTATGTCTT contains:
- a CDS encoding type I restriction enzyme subunit R domain-containing protein, which encodes MRQAIEEEFILDVLRGYTTYDFAFKLEQSADDKEVKSGRAKKKLFQYAQLHPTSIAQKVTVIVEHFREHVLHLLGGQAKAMVVTDSRLAAVRYKKAFDAYIAKMKYADCKALVAFSGTITDSESQVFKADEGNLNDNKERDDGIKTAFDTESYQVLIVASKFQTGFDQPKLVAMYVDKRLEGVLAVQTLSRLNRTCPGKDKTFVLDFRNQPKDILDSFLPFYRTAKLSGITDRNLVHTLRAKLDQAGVYLWSEVEVFAKAYFDPKGKQASIQHPLKQAHDRYKDRKPEEQELFRGDLSSYVTAYDFLSQLVDYDDADLERLHAFAKCLLPRLRSKTDGGDTLEGLVRLAGYKVINLKEHNLNLDAGKAKPMKPMGPGGGEPWDDPNARLSAIIQKMNEVFSGNLSDADFRGYATTLIGKMVEDATLQEQAKANDTAESFSNDAYEQKLTGAVVDALENHSAMADQALKHPRVFKGLASLLLDEVYRQLREKAVA